The Geotalea uraniireducens Rf4 genome window below encodes:
- a CDS encoding L,D-transpeptidase family protein encodes MRELRIFQIVLSKRFRPSLTYMGKKQSRKGEHLFFFFICIIITSILMCGCSHFSEGFQAKSTFEEANNSFSQGNYKASLNKYEQIIEKYPTTGDRVLFEMGIIYAHPKNEQKDYQKSLECFQKLIKDYPGSGYRQDSERMIFYINNVTIKDKMITTQQTQIETLQQEVESRGNEIITLQKKIKALEQKVFAFAIQKGLVDKILIEKKERRLMLISKGEVLKTYKIALGGNPNGPKERQGDNKTPEGTYFIDSRNKDSHYHLSLHISYPNERDKKRAKELGVSTGGNIMIHGIKNGFSWVGDFHTEVDWTKGCIAVTDEEIEEIAKLAPNGTIVEIRP; translated from the coding sequence ATGAGGGAACTGAGAATCTTCCAAATTGTACTGTCTAAAAGATTTAGACCGTCTTTGACATATATGGGTAAAAAACAAAGCAGGAAGGGTGAGCACCTTTTCTTTTTCTTTATCTGCATCATAATAACATCAATTCTAATGTGCGGATGCAGTCACTTTAGTGAAGGATTCCAGGCCAAGTCAACCTTCGAAGAAGCAAATAATTCTTTTAGCCAGGGAAACTACAAGGCCTCTCTGAACAAATATGAGCAGATTATTGAAAAATATCCCACGACGGGAGACAGGGTTCTATTCGAGATGGGTATTATTTATGCGCATCCGAAGAATGAGCAAAAAGATTATCAGAAATCCCTGGAATGTTTTCAGAAACTCATAAAGGACTACCCAGGGAGTGGGTACAGGCAGGACAGTGAGAGGATGATATTTTATATCAATAATGTCACTATCAAGGATAAGATGATTACCACGCAGCAAACACAAATTGAGACTCTCCAGCAAGAGGTTGAAAGCAGGGGGAATGAAATTATTACACTGCAAAAAAAGATTAAAGCGCTAGAACAAAAGGTTTTTGCTTTTGCAATCCAGAAAGGATTGGTAGATAAGATTCTGATAGAAAAAAAAGAACGACGATTGATGTTGATCTCAAAGGGGGAGGTGCTCAAAACCTACAAGATAGCCTTGGGGGGAAACCCGAATGGTCCAAAAGAAAGGCAAGGCGATAACAAAACCCCGGAGGGAACCTACTTCATCGATTCAAGAAACAAGGACAGCCATTATCACCTATCTCTTCATATTTCCTATCCAAACGAGAGAGACAAAAAGCGAGCAAAAGAACTAGGTGTTTCTACGGGCGGAAACATCATGATCCACGGAATTAAGAATGGTTTCTCGTGGGTTGGTGATTTTCACACAGAGGTTGACTGGACGAAAGGGTGTATTGCCGTAACAGACGAAGAAATAGAGGAAATTGCCAAGTTAGCGCCAAATGGTACGATTGTTGAGATAAGGCCATAG
- a CDS encoding L,D-transpeptidase family protein — MCRIVDLSLLSNWLRLIALCTFILSLNGCAVMNSVQEKSWLFPSHPEKEIERNEFSVARGDDVIGRLAVIRLEKGDTLPDIARHFSLGIIAISAANPGVDVWVPEAGERIMLPLSFILPDAPRKGIVVNLATMRLFQFKGDSKSLVVSTYPVGVGTKERPTPTGQMHVERKATRPTWHVPASISEDHRKKGDPLPAEVPPGPQNPLGECALYLSKSGYLIHGTNKPASIGLKATNGCLRLYPENVKMLYDDTPVNTPVVIVNQPYLIGQRNGVLYMEAHTPLEDSGAIELEKTYAKLRNIEKKSARTLDWRKVKEVQAEARGIPVPIFEMSQGSEKEASRTIEVEHPDKLYGRPEIPELKMEAWYVLAADVRDEIEALRIATIINHQGPQIPAMVLSKSNSYRVIAGPFNDISEAKDATKRLKIDLEIDGILIEPVKKR, encoded by the coding sequence ATGTGCCGAATCGTTGACCTGTCACTCTTATCCAATTGGCTTCGTCTTATAGCTCTATGTACATTCATCTTATCTCTCAATGGATGTGCTGTTATGAACAGTGTTCAGGAGAAATCCTGGCTTTTTCCAAGCCATCCTGAAAAGGAGATCGAACGAAATGAGTTTTCGGTTGCAAGAGGAGATGACGTCATTGGTCGGTTGGCAGTCATCAGGCTTGAAAAGGGGGATACGCTACCGGATATTGCAAGACACTTCAGTCTGGGGATCATTGCAATCAGTGCAGCTAATCCAGGGGTAGATGTATGGGTGCCTGAGGCCGGAGAGCGTATCATGTTGCCTCTGAGTTTTATCCTGCCGGACGCTCCCAGAAAAGGCATTGTGGTCAACTTAGCCACCATGAGGCTCTTTCAATTTAAAGGGGATAGTAAGTCACTGGTGGTGTCGACCTACCCGGTCGGTGTCGGAACCAAGGAGCGACCCACGCCCACAGGTCAAATGCATGTGGAGCGCAAGGCAACCCGGCCGACCTGGCATGTGCCTGCTTCAATTTCTGAGGATCATAGAAAAAAAGGCGATCCTCTGCCCGCAGAAGTTCCGCCGGGACCTCAAAATCCCTTGGGAGAATGCGCGCTCTATTTAAGCAAATCGGGTTATTTGATCCATGGTACTAATAAACCTGCCAGCATTGGTCTTAAAGCAACCAATGGCTGCTTGAGACTATATCCAGAAAACGTGAAGATGCTCTACGATGACACTCCAGTTAATACCCCTGTAGTCATTGTTAACCAGCCATATCTCATAGGTCAACGTAATGGAGTACTTTACATGGAAGCTCATACGCCTCTGGAAGACTCGGGCGCTATTGAGCTAGAGAAGACATACGCAAAATTGAGAAATATTGAAAAGAAATCGGCGCGCACGCTTGACTGGAGAAAAGTTAAGGAAGTGCAGGCCGAGGCCCGAGGGATTCCTGTTCCCATCTTCGAGATGAGTCAAGGAAGTGAAAAAGAGGCTTCGAGAACCATAGAAGTCGAGCACCCAGACAAATTGTATGGCAGACCGGAAATACCAGAACTGAAAATGGAGGCGTGGTATGTTTTGGCTGCTGATGTGCGTGACGAGATTGAAGCTCTGAGGATTGCCACCATTATCAACCACCAGGGTCCACAAATCCCGGCAATGGTGTTATCAAAGAGCAATAGCTACCGTGTTATCGCTGGCCCTTTCAATGATATCAGTGAGGCCAAAGATGCAACCAAACGCTTGAAAATTGATTTGGAAATAGACGGTATATTGATTGAACCTGTCAAGAAGAGATAG
- a CDS encoding RrF2 family transcriptional regulator, with product MMELTRKGEYAIRGIIYLAQQQPGKVSLISEIAHASDVPQTFLAKIFQSFAKLGIVNSSRGTGGGFTLGRPAASITLREVVEAVEGPIIPNRCLMGTGYCDRGGHCNVHQVWRTVQSQVVNILDSVTIEELAKQKQL from the coding sequence ATGATGGAGTTGACCCGCAAGGGCGAATATGCAATCCGCGGTATTATTTATCTGGCTCAACAGCAACCGGGAAAGGTTTCGTTGATCAGCGAGATAGCTCATGCCTCGGATGTACCACAGACATTTCTCGCCAAGATATTTCAGAGTTTTGCCAAACTTGGCATTGTCAATTCCTCTCGAGGTACCGGCGGCGGTTTTACCCTTGGCAGGCCGGCAGCGTCTATCACCCTGCGCGAGGTTGTCGAGGCTGTTGAAGGACCCATTATTCCCAATCGCTGCCTCATGGGCACGGGTTATTGTGACAGGGGAGGGCACTGCAATGTCCATCAGGTCTGGAGAACGGTGCAGAGTCAGGTAGTCAACATATTGGATAGTGTAACTATTGAGGAGTTGGCTAAGCAAAAACAGCTATAA
- a CDS encoding cytochrome ubiquinol oxidase subunit I — translation MDVLTLSRLQFAITSMFHFIFVPLTLGLSIMVAYMETRYVSSGDELYLKMTKFWGKLFLINFALGVVTGITLEFQFGMNWAEYSKYVGDIFGAPLAIEATMAFFLESVFIGVWIFGWNKVSKKMHAISIWLVAIATNLSGLWILLANGWMQHPVGYVLRNGRAEMVDFMAMVTNPYGLLKFGHQIVSGYTVAAFFVMGVSAWHLLKKNKPDFFKTSFKMAATFGLVSTLLVAVIGDFHAVEVAKTQPAKFAAMESVWETKRGVGLNLLLIPDEIKECNALERICIPNMVSLLAFHTPNAEIKGLKDFPKSERPPVTPVFYSFRLMVGLGILFFVLSLVAVFLSRKGKLENYPLFLKIMLFALPLPYIANQLGWIVAEMGRQPWIVYGVLKTSDAVSKAISTPQVLVSLIGFTLLYGTLGCIDIYLLTKLARKGPDDDLSAIIKPTRN, via the coding sequence ATGGATGTTTTAACCTTGAGCCGGCTGCAGTTTGCCATCACGAGCATGTTCCATTTCATTTTTGTGCCGCTGACCCTCGGGCTTTCCATTATGGTCGCGTATATGGAAACCCGCTATGTGTCCAGCGGCGATGAGCTCTACCTGAAAATGACGAAGTTTTGGGGGAAACTGTTTCTCATAAACTTTGCCTTGGGGGTTGTGACCGGTATTACCCTTGAATTCCAGTTCGGCATGAACTGGGCGGAATATTCCAAGTACGTGGGTGATATTTTCGGTGCGCCGCTGGCGATCGAGGCGACCATGGCATTCTTCCTGGAGTCCGTGTTTATCGGCGTCTGGATATTCGGCTGGAACAAGGTGTCGAAGAAAATGCACGCCATATCCATCTGGCTGGTAGCCATCGCAACAAATCTATCCGGTCTCTGGATACTGTTGGCCAACGGTTGGATGCAGCATCCGGTGGGGTATGTGCTGAGAAACGGCAGGGCAGAGATGGTGGATTTCATGGCAATGGTGACAAACCCCTACGGCCTTCTGAAGTTCGGTCACCAGATTGTTTCCGGTTACACGGTGGCGGCGTTCTTTGTCATGGGTGTATCCGCGTGGCATCTCCTGAAAAAAAACAAGCCGGATTTTTTTAAAACTTCCTTCAAGATGGCGGCGACCTTCGGCCTGGTTTCTACCCTGCTGGTGGCGGTCATCGGCGATTTCCATGCGGTGGAGGTGGCCAAGACCCAGCCGGCCAAATTCGCTGCCATGGAGTCGGTCTGGGAAACCAAGCGCGGAGTAGGGTTGAACCTTTTGCTTATTCCCGATGAGATTAAGGAATGTAACGCCCTCGAACGTATCTGCATCCCCAACATGGTGAGCTTGCTGGCATTTCATACGCCAAATGCGGAAATCAAAGGTTTGAAGGACTTCCCCAAATCGGAACGTCCGCCGGTCACACCGGTTTTCTACAGCTTCAGGCTCATGGTCGGTCTCGGCATCCTGTTCTTCGTCCTTTCGCTGGTCGCGGTATTTCTCTCCCGAAAAGGGAAACTGGAAAACTATCCGCTGTTTCTCAAGATCATGTTGTTTGCTCTTCCACTTCCCTACATCGCCAATCAACTCGGCTGGATTGTGGCTGAAATGGGGCGTCAACCCTGGATCGTCTACGGCGTTCTAAAGACCTCGGATGCCGTTTCCAAAGCCATCAGTACTCCCCAGGTTCTCGTTTCGCTGATCGGCTTTACCCTCCTTTACGGCACACTCGGCTGCATCGATATCTATCTGCTGACCAAGCTTGCCCGAAAAGGGCCGGATGACGATCTTTCAGCCATCATTAAACCGACAAGAAATTAG
- a CDS encoding methyl-accepting chemotaxis protein: MGIAKFKDWKILSKILSISIVTIALLVSGIMFYVLPLFGQKLMSEKMAATKSVVEVAYTMIEGFQAKAKSGELPVAEAQKRALEGVRNLRYQGNEYFWVNDLEPKMLMHPIKPELDGKNVSDLKDPNGKQIFIEFAKVAKEKEAGTVEYMWSKPGAAKPVDKISYVKLVKGWDWVVGSGIYVDDVQAEMSKLRWQIIIATFLCALFIFVFAYFVASRIKLALNEAIGVSEQIAAGNLTNIIEVKSRDETGHLLEALKEMNGSLAHIVGEVRTGADSIATATEQISAGNTDLSQRTEEQASALEETASSMEELTSTVKQNADNAQQANQLAVTASDVAVKGGDVIGKVVTTMESISDSSRKIADIIGVIDGIAFQTNILALNAAVEAARAGEQGRGFAVVASEVRNLAQRSAAAAKEIKALIEDSVGKVEAGSRLVEDAGRTTQEIVTSIKRVADIMAEISAASMEQSSGIEQVNTAITQMDDVTQQNAALVEEAAAAAESLKEQARSMVDAVSRFKLNDSEQSPLKRVEVKLNNQTSAQAPANKSINQIKRPEKVRVANGYGKAAGPGEVKLPKVVGLEEDWKEF; this comes from the coding sequence ATGGGCATCGCAAAATTTAAAGACTGGAAAATCCTGTCGAAAATTCTGAGCATCTCAATTGTCACGATCGCGCTCCTGGTTTCCGGAATCATGTTTTATGTTCTTCCTTTATTCGGACAGAAACTGATGTCTGAGAAGATGGCAGCCACCAAGAGCGTCGTGGAAGTAGCATATACAATGATAGAGGGTTTTCAGGCCAAAGCAAAATCCGGTGAACTGCCGGTTGCGGAAGCCCAGAAGAGGGCTTTGGAGGGTGTACGAAACCTCCGTTACCAGGGGAATGAGTACTTCTGGGTCAACGACCTGGAACCAAAGATGCTGATGCATCCCATAAAGCCCGAACTTGACGGAAAAAATGTTTCAGACCTGAAAGATCCGAACGGCAAACAGATCTTCATCGAATTCGCCAAGGTGGCAAAAGAGAAGGAAGCAGGCACCGTGGAATATATGTGGTCCAAGCCGGGCGCCGCGAAACCGGTCGACAAAATTTCCTACGTGAAACTGGTCAAAGGTTGGGACTGGGTTGTCGGAAGCGGCATCTATGTGGATGACGTGCAGGCTGAAATGTCCAAATTGAGGTGGCAGATAATTATCGCGACATTCCTTTGCGCACTATTTATCTTCGTTTTCGCATATTTTGTCGCCAGTAGAATAAAGCTGGCGCTGAATGAAGCAATCGGTGTTTCAGAGCAGATTGCCGCCGGCAACCTCACCAACATTATTGAAGTCAAGAGCCGGGATGAAACCGGCCATCTGCTGGAGGCGTTAAAGGAGATGAACGGCAGTCTGGCGCATATTGTCGGTGAAGTGAGAACCGGTGCTGATTCCATAGCCACGGCAACTGAACAGATTTCGGCCGGCAATACGGATCTATCACAGCGCACCGAAGAACAGGCGTCCGCCCTTGAAGAAACGGCATCGAGCATGGAAGAACTGACCTCCACAGTTAAGCAGAACGCAGATAATGCCCAGCAGGCAAATCAACTGGCAGTGACCGCCAGCGACGTGGCCGTGAAAGGCGGAGACGTGATCGGCAAGGTGGTCACTACCATGGAATCCATCAGCGACAGCTCCCGGAAGATTGCGGATATAATCGGCGTAATCGACGGCATCGCATTCCAGACCAACATTCTCGCCTTGAATGCGGCGGTGGAGGCGGCCAGGGCCGGAGAGCAGGGTCGCGGTTTCGCTGTCGTCGCCAGCGAGGTGCGCAATCTTGCCCAGCGAAGCGCTGCCGCTGCCAAGGAAATCAAGGCGCTGATCGAAGATTCCGTAGGCAAGGTGGAAGCCGGCAGCAGGCTCGTTGAAGATGCAGGCAGAACCACTCAGGAGATAGTAACCAGCATCAAACGCGTTGCCGACATCATGGCGGAAATATCTGCCGCCTCCATGGAACAGAGCAGCGGGATAGAACAGGTCAATACGGCCATAACCCAGATGGACGATGTGACACAGCAGAATGCGGCTTTGGTGGAAGAAGCTGCTGCCGCAGCAGAGTCATTGAAAGAGCAGGCGCGCAGCATGGTAGACGCGGTAAGCAGGTTCAAGCTGAATGATTCCGAGCAGAGTCCGCTAAAGCGCGTTGAAGTGAAATTAAACAATCAGACATCAGCGCAAGCTCCGGCCAACAAAAGCATTAACCAGATAAAAAGGCCTGAGAAGGTCAGGGTGGCAAATGGATATGGCAAAGCAGCTGGACCAGGAGAAGTAAAATTACCGAAGGTTGTGGGCCTTGAGGAGGATTGGAAAGAGTTTTAA
- a CDS encoding CheR family methyltransferase, with protein MSVCSNILNKRNYEAESRGDLENRQFHYTSADFNTIRELLYKSAGISLSQNKRDMVYSRLARRLRITGVESFREYIGLLEDSGNQEFEAFINALTTNLTSFFREPHHFPILAQHLGSIGRRRSIKIWSCAASTGEEPYSLAMTAVEHFNSFNPPVTIFATDIDTNVLEKAEQGVYPIEHVQKLSPGQLKRFFLKGDGKCAGFVKVRPELQKLITFSRLNLLDEKWSLTERFDAIFCRNVMIYFDIETQYNILKKFVPLLQPDGLLFAGHSESYHHAGDLFKIRQKTVYVLNK; from the coding sequence ATGTCTGTGTGTTCAAATATTTTGAACAAACGGAATTATGAAGCGGAGAGCAGGGGTGACCTGGAAAACCGGCAATTTCATTATACTTCGGCAGACTTTAACACAATTCGTGAGCTGCTCTACAAAAGCGCCGGCATTTCGCTCAGCCAAAACAAGCGGGATATGGTTTACAGCCGGTTGGCGAGACGATTGCGGATCACGGGAGTAGAGTCGTTCAGAGAGTATATCGGTCTATTGGAGGATAGCGGCAACCAGGAGTTTGAAGCGTTCATCAATGCCCTGACGACCAATCTGACGTCATTCTTTCGCGAACCCCATCATTTCCCGATTCTTGCGCAACATCTGGGAAGTATCGGCAGGAGGCGGTCCATCAAGATCTGGAGTTGCGCTGCATCGACCGGCGAGGAGCCGTATTCGCTGGCAATGACGGCGGTTGAGCACTTCAACAGCTTTAATCCGCCCGTAACTATTTTTGCAACTGACATCGATACCAATGTTCTGGAAAAGGCCGAACAAGGGGTTTATCCGATCGAACATGTGCAAAAACTGTCCCCCGGCCAGTTGAAACGTTTTTTTCTGAAGGGCGACGGGAAGTGCGCCGGCTTCGTCAAGGTACGTCCCGAGCTGCAGAAACTGATCACCTTCAGTCGGCTCAATCTGCTTGATGAAAAATGGTCGCTTACGGAAAGGTTCGATGCCATTTTCTGCCGAAACGTGATGATATATTTCGACATTGAAACCCAGTACAACATTCTGAAAAAGTTTGTACCGTTATTGCAGCCCGATGGGCTGTTATTTGCCGGGCATTCGGAAAGTTATCATCATGCAGGAGACCTTTTCAAGATTCGTCAGAAAACAGTCTATGTCCTGAATAAATGA
- the cydB gene encoding cytochrome d ubiquinol oxidase subunit II, with amino-acid sequence MELQILWFVLWAVLWAVYFMLDGFVLGTGMLHIFLGKNDGDRRVIINTIGPVWDGNEVWLITAGGATFAAFPTTYALMFSYLYTALLLLLFALIVRGVSFEFRGKEDSALWKRSWDFAIVVSSFLPALLFGVAFGNIFAGLPMDATGYHGSLIYLLNPYGLLTGILFVLLFLIHGALYLSVKTVGDLSRRAHAMADKLWPALLVVAVAFLGYTKFASRLYDNYFSAPYLLIVPLLAVAALLGIRILTAKGNLLGAFASSCVTILMVVFTGVIGLFPNLIPSNLDPAHSLTIFNSSSSPYTLKIMTLVVAMFLPIVIAYKIWVYRVFRGKVTVEEVLEDKQAY; translated from the coding sequence ATGGAATTACAGATATTATGGTTCGTTCTTTGGGCTGTACTGTGGGCAGTCTATTTCATGCTAGACGGTTTTGTGCTCGGCACCGGCATGCTTCATATCTTTCTCGGAAAAAACGATGGTGACCGGCGGGTAATCATCAATACGATCGGTCCTGTCTGGGACGGCAACGAGGTCTGGTTGATAACAGCAGGCGGCGCCACCTTTGCAGCATTTCCCACCACCTACGCGCTGATGTTCAGTTATCTCTACACGGCTCTGCTGCTGCTGTTGTTTGCGCTTATTGTCCGCGGGGTTTCATTTGAATTCAGGGGTAAAGAGGATAGTGCCCTATGGAAACGATCATGGGATTTTGCCATTGTTGTCAGCAGTTTTCTCCCGGCGCTTCTTTTCGGGGTTGCTTTCGGTAACATCTTTGCCGGTCTGCCCATGGATGCAACGGGGTATCACGGGTCGCTCATTTACCTGCTGAATCCTTATGGACTGTTGACCGGCATACTGTTTGTGCTTCTTTTCCTGATACACGGTGCTCTTTACCTTTCGGTCAAGACCGTCGGCGACCTGAGCCGGCGTGCCCATGCCATGGCTGATAAACTCTGGCCTGCACTCCTCGTGGTTGCGGTGGCGTTCCTTGGCTATACAAAATTTGCATCACGGCTCTACGACAATTACTTCAGCGCTCCTTATTTACTTATCGTACCGCTCCTGGCTGTAGCGGCCCTGCTCGGAATCAGAATCCTTACTGCAAAGGGCAACCTGCTAGGTGCATTCGCCTCTTCATGCGTAACGATTCTCATGGTCGTTTTTACCGGCGTCATTGGCCTTTTCCCGAATCTGATACCTTCCAATCTCGATCCTGCACATAGTCTGACAATCTTCAATTCGTCCTCCAGTCCCTATACATTGAAGATCATGACATTGGTGGTGGCGATGTTTTTGCCGATTGTCATCGCCTATAAAATCTGGGTCTATCGGGTTTTCCGCGGCAAAGTGACGGTAGAGGAAGTGCTGGAGGATAAGCAGGCTTACTGA
- a CDS encoding IS256 family transposase yields the protein MTINTDVIDDLLKHYKTPEEILGENGLLKQLTKAVLQRALQAEMTLHLGHEKHASVSAKGGNARNGSSAKTIKGDFGTMPIEVPRDRDSSFEPVIIPKGQTRFAEFDDKIISLYSRGLTTREIQGHLEEIYGVEVSPALISIVTEAVAEEVKAWQNRPLDALYPIVYMDAIRVKARGNGHVVNKAVYLAIGINIDGAKEVLGMWVSENEGAKFWLQVVTELKNRGVQDIFIACVDGLKGFPEAIEIVYPNTQVQLCIVHMVRNSLKFVSWKQRKEVATDLKVIYQSATAEQAEMELTAFEAKWDKTHPTISQSWRRNWAQVIPFFAYPADIRKVIYTTNAIESLNMSLRKVTKNRGSFPNDEAMFKLLYLALRNIAKKWTLPIRDWKAAMNRFSILFEDRMPSY from the coding sequence ATGACTATTAACACCGACGTAATCGACGATCTACTCAAACATTATAAGACCCCCGAAGAGATTCTAGGGGAAAACGGGCTGCTGAAGCAGTTGACCAAGGCTGTTCTTCAGCGGGCGCTCCAGGCTGAAATGACACTGCACCTCGGCCACGAGAAGCATGCTTCCGTTTCCGCCAAAGGTGGCAATGCACGCAATGGCTCGTCGGCAAAGACCATCAAAGGCGATTTTGGCACCATGCCGATTGAGGTCCCTCGTGACCGGGATAGCAGCTTTGAACCAGTCATCATTCCCAAAGGCCAAACCCGGTTCGCCGAGTTCGATGATAAGATTATCTCCCTGTACTCCCGCGGGCTTACCACTCGTGAGATCCAGGGACACTTGGAGGAAATCTACGGTGTTGAAGTATCCCCCGCTCTGATTTCAATAGTGACTGAAGCAGTAGCTGAAGAGGTCAAAGCTTGGCAGAACCGCCCGTTGGATGCGCTTTATCCCATCGTTTACATGGATGCCATCAGGGTCAAAGCCAGAGGCAATGGCCATGTTGTGAACAAGGCTGTCTATCTGGCCATCGGCATCAACATAGACGGTGCCAAGGAAGTTCTGGGAATGTGGGTCTCCGAAAACGAAGGAGCCAAGTTCTGGTTGCAGGTTGTGACCGAACTTAAGAACCGTGGTGTCCAAGACATCTTCATTGCCTGCGTTGACGGCCTGAAGGGGTTCCCTGAGGCCATAGAAATAGTTTATCCCAACACTCAAGTCCAACTTTGCATCGTCCATATGGTACGCAATTCCTTGAAGTTCGTTTCGTGGAAACAACGCAAAGAAGTTGCGACAGATTTGAAGGTTATCTACCAGTCAGCGACCGCTGAGCAGGCCGAAATGGAACTGACAGCATTTGAGGCAAAATGGGACAAAACACACCCGACGATCAGCCAGTCCTGGCGCCGGAACTGGGCGCAAGTTATACCATTTTTTGCCTATCCAGCTGATATACGAAAGGTTATTTACACAACCAATGCCATTGAATCACTGAATATGTCACTCAGAAAGGTGACCAAAAACCGGGGCTCGTTTCCCAATGATGAGGCAATGTTCAAGTTACTATACCTGGCGCTGAGAAACATCGCGAAGAAATGGACCCTGCCGATCAGAGACTGGAAAGCTGCCATGAACCGCTTTTCCATTCTTTTTGAAGACAGAATGCCAAGCTATTAA
- a CDS encoding Lpp/OprI family alanine-zipper lipoprotein — MKKSLLVISMMLVLVTMMGCATTGELEKVQAQQKLIDAKADQALQDAQAAKAAADVAKLKADDAEKAALERERIADEKAKRADAAFQKSMRK; from the coding sequence ATGAAGAAAAGTCTTTTGGTGATTTCAATGATGCTTGTTCTCGTTACTATGATGGGTTGTGCAACAACCGGTGAGCTCGAGAAAGTGCAGGCGCAGCAAAAACTGATTGATGCGAAAGCTGATCAGGCATTGCAGGATGCGCAAGCTGCCAAGGCGGCAGCCGATGTGGCCAAGTTAAAGGCAGATGATGCTGAAAAGGCGGCATTGGAAAGGGAAAGGATCGCAGATGAAAAGGCGAAAAGAGCTGACGCCGCTTTCCAGAAATCGATGAGGAAGTAA
- a CDS encoding protein-glutamate methylesterase/protein-glutamine glutaminase: protein MTIKVLIIDDSALIRSLLTEIINSQPDMEVVGTAPDPLIAREKIKELNPDVLTLDVEMPRMDGLVFLEKLMRLRPMPVIMVSSLTEKSSFITLHALELGAVDFVTKPKIDIARGINDYAEEISAKIRTAAKARIMKLNRSHTHLSVERKNSADVVLPFISRSISTTEKIIAIGASTGGTEALKELLTTMPADCPGIVVTQHMPEAFTKTFAKRLDSLCKISVKEAEQGDRILPGHAYIAPGNMHMMVSRSGANYVIQLSDGPPVNRHRPSVDVLFRSAANFVGKNAIGIILTGMGDDGAAGILEMKEAGAYTIAQDENSCVVFGMPKEAIARGGVAAVVSLQNIGRCLFDHFTAQGGRAFRV, encoded by the coding sequence ATGACAATCAAAGTCTTAATCATTGATGACTCGGCATTAATACGAAGTCTACTGACTGAAATCATTAACAGCCAGCCGGATATGGAGGTGGTGGGTACCGCCCCGGATCCGTTGATTGCCCGAGAGAAGATCAAGGAGCTCAATCCGGATGTCCTTACCCTGGACGTTGAAATGCCGCGAATGGACGGGCTGGTATTTTTGGAGAAGCTGATGCGCCTTCGTCCGATGCCGGTAATAATGGTTTCCTCTTTGACCGAAAAGAGTTCATTTATTACATTGCACGCCCTGGAGTTGGGAGCGGTTGATTTTGTGACCAAACCCAAAATTGACATTGCCCGCGGCATAAATGACTACGCCGAAGAGATCAGCGCCAAGATTCGAACTGCCGCAAAAGCCCGTATAATGAAACTTAACCGTAGCCATACCCATCTTTCCGTAGAGAGGAAAAACAGCGCCGATGTTGTGCTGCCGTTTATTAGCAGGTCCATTTCGACTACGGAAAAGATCATCGCAATCGGCGCCTCAACCGGCGGCACTGAAGCCCTCAAGGAACTACTGACGACGATGCCGGCCGATTGTCCCGGCATCGTCGTTACCCAGCACATGCCGGAGGCATTCACAAAAACCTTTGCCAAAAGGCTGGACAGTCTCTGTAAGATCAGCGTTAAAGAGGCAGAACAAGGGGATAGGATCTTGCCGGGTCATGCCTATATTGCGCCTGGAAACATGCATATGATGGTATCCCGCAGTGGCGCAAACTATGTCATCCAGCTCTCTGACGGTCCACCGGTAAACCGCCACAGGCCCTCGGTCGACGTACTGTTTCGTTCTGCGGCGAATTTTGTCGGCAAGAATGCCATAGGCATTATCCTGACCGGGATGGGGGATGACGGGGCTGCCGGCATCTTGGAAATGAAGGAAGCCGGTGCATACACCATTGCCCAGGATGAGAACAGTTGTGTCGTTTTTGGTATGCCGAAAGAGGCTATCGCCAGAGGCGGCGTTGCTGCTGTCGTGTCGTTGCAGAACATAGGCCGGTGTTTGTTCGACCATTTTACAGCTCAGGGTGGCCGGGCCTTCAGGGTTTGA